Proteins co-encoded in one Arachis hypogaea cultivar Tifrunner chromosome 11, arahy.Tifrunner.gnm2.J5K5, whole genome shotgun sequence genomic window:
- the LOC112720699 gene encoding lon protease homolog 2, peroxisomal, with protein MAESVELPSRLAILPFRNKVLLPGAIIRIRCTSPSSVKLVEQELWQREEKGLIGILPVRDAAEIKPLGPVVSQGTDSVDQSAKVLGGSSDSHKLETKKPNDVVHWHSRGVAARALHLSRGVEKPSGRVTYIVVLEGLCRFSVQELSTRGTYHTARISSLEMTKTEMEQVEQDPDFIMLSRQFKATAMELISALELKQKTGGRTKVLLDTVPVHKLADIFVASFEISFEEQLSMLDSVDPKVRLSKATELVDRHLQSIRVAEKISQKVEGQLSKSQKEFLLRQQMRAIKEELGDNDDDEDDLVALERKMQGAGMPQNIWKHAHRELRRLKKMQPQQPGYTSSRVYLELLADLPWQRASEELELDLRAARKRLDSDHYGLAKVKQRIIEYLAVRKLKPDARGPVLCFVGPPGVGKTSLASSIAAALGRKFLRISLGGVKDEADIRGHRRTYVGSMPGRLIDGLKRVAVCNPVMLLDEVDKTGSDVRGDPASALLEVLDPEQNKTFNDHYLNVPFDLSKVIFVATANRMQPIPPPLLDRMEVIELPGYTPEEKLQIAMHHLIPRVLDQHGLSSEFLQVPEEMVKLVIQRYTREAGVRNLERNLAALARAAAVKVAEQEQVVPLNKGMRGLATPLMENRLADSTEVEMEVIPMGVNSREISNTFKIASPLIVDEAMLEKVLGPPRFDDREAADRVSTPGVSVGLVWTSFGGEVQFVEATAMAGKGELHLTGQLGDVIKESAQIALTWVRARATDFGLATADGINLLEGRDVHIHFPAGAVPKDGPSAGVTLVTALVSLFSQKRVRSDTAMTGEMTLRGLVLPVGGVKDKVLAAHRHGIKRVILPERNLKDLVEVPSSVLANMEILIAKRMEDVLENAFEGGCPWRQHSKL; from the exons ATGGCCGAATCGGTGGAGCTTCCGAGTCGCTTGGCGATCCTTCCTTTCAGGAACAAGGTCCTCTTACCCGGCGCCATCATCAGAATCCGATGTACTTCCCCTAGCAG TGTGAAGCTGGTGGAGCAAGAACTTTGGCAGCGAGAAGAGAAGGGATTGATTGGCATCTTGCCAGTGCGTGATGCTGCTGAAATTAAGCCCCTGGGCCCAGTTGTATCTCAAG GTACTGATTCTGTAGACCAAAGCGCAAAAGTCCTAGGTGGTTCATCTGATTCTCATAAGCTTGAAACAAAAAAACCGAATGATGTTGTTCATTGGCATTCCAG AGGGGTAGCTGCTCGAGCATTACATTTATCAAGGGGAGTGGAGAAACCAAGTGGGAGGGTCACATACATAGTTGTTCTTGAAGGCTTATGCAGATTTAGTGTCCAGGAACTTAGCACAAGAGGAACATACCATACTGCAAGGATATCGTCCCTTGAGATGACTAAGACTG AGATGGAACAAGTGGAGCAAGACCCAGATTTCATAATGTTGTCTCGCCAATTTAAAGCAACTGCCATGGAGCTTATTTCTGCTTTGGAACTG AAACAAAAAACTGGTGGAAGGACAAAAGTCCTTTTGGATACTGTTCCAGTTCACAAGTTGGCTGATATATTTGTTGCTAGCTTTGAGATCAGTTTTGAAGAACAGCTATCTATGTTGGATTCAGTTGACCCCAAAGTCAGGCTTTCAAAAGCAACCGAGTTAGTTGATAGGCACTTACAA TCAATTCGTGTTGCGGAGAAAATTTCACAGAAGGTTGAAGGACAGTTGTCAAAATCCCAAAAAGAATTTCTTCTGCGCCAGCAG atgaGAGCTATCAAAGAGGAACTtggtgataatgatgatgatgaggatgacctGGTTGCCCTGGAACGAAAGATGCAGGGTGCCGGAATGCCTCAGAATATATGGAAGCATGCACACAGAGAGTTGAG GAGACTTAAAAAAATGCAGCCTCAGCAACCTGGGTATACCAGTTCACGGGTTTACCTAGAGCTTCTTGCTGATCTGCCGTGGCAGAGGGCCAGCGAAGAGCTTGAGCTAGACTTAAGAGCTGCCCGGAAGCGTTTGGACAGTGATCACTATGGTTTAGCAAAGGTCAAGCAGCGGATAATTGAATACCTAGCCGTTCGCAAG CTTAAACCAGATGCAAGAGGCCCTGTGTTATGCTTTGTTGGACCACCAGGTGTTGGAAAAACATCATTGGCATCTTCCATTGCTGCTGCCTTGGGAAGGAAATTTTTGCGCATATCCCTTGGTGGAGTCAAGGATGAGGCTGATATTAGAGGGCATAGGAGAACATACGTTGGAAGCATGCCTGGGAGACTTATAGATGGATTAAAG AGAGTAGCTGTTTGCAACCCAGTTATGTTGCTTGACGAAGTTGACAAAACAGGTTCTGATGTTCGTGGAGATCCAGCTTCAGCGTTGCTCGAAGTTCTTGATCCCGAACAAAATAAAACATTCAATGATCA CTATTTGAATGTTCCATTTGATCTATCCAAGGTAATTTTTGTGGCAACAGCAAATAGGATGCAGCCTATTCCTCCACCACTTCTGGATAGAATGGAAGTTATTGAGCTTCCTGGATACACACCTGAGGAGAAGCTCCAAATTGCCATGCATCATTTGATTCCAAGAGTTTTAGACCAGCATGGATTGAGTTCTGAGTTTCTTCAGGTTCCAGAG GAAATGGTGAAACTTGTCATTCAAAGATATACCAGGGAAGCTGGTGTGCGAAACTTGGAAAGGAATCTGGCTGCCCTGGCACGTGCTGCTGCAGTAAAAGTTGCAGAGCAAGAACAGGTAGTTCCACTAAACAAAGGGATGCGGGGACTTGCTACACCACTTATGGAAAACAGACTTGCTGACAGCACTGAAGTTGAAATGGAGGTGATACCAATGGGTGTCAATAGTCGGGAAATATCAAACACGTTCAAGATTGCCTCTCCTCTCATTGTTGACGAAGCTATGCTTGAAAAAGTGCTTGGG CCTCCAAGATTTGATGATAGAGAAGCTGCAGATCGTGTTTCAACCCCTGGAGTCTCTGTTGGACTGGTTTGGACTTCTTTTGGTGGAGAAGTTCAATTCGTGGAGGCTACGGCAATGGCAGGGAAGGGTGAACTGCATCTCACTGGACAACTTGGTGATGTTATCAAAGAATCAGCTCAAATTGCATTGACATGG GTAAGGGCAAGGGCAACTGACTTTGGGCTGGCTACGGCAGACGGTATTAATCTTTTAGAGGGCCGAGATGTACACATTCATTTTCCGGCTGGTGCTGTACCTAAAGATGGTCCTTCAGCTGGTGTTACTTTGGTCACAGCGCTGGTATCACTCTTCAGTCAGAAGAGGGTAAGATCAGATACAGCTATGACTGGAGAAATGACATTGAGGGGGCTTGTACTCCCTGTTGGTGGCGTCAAGGATAAG